In one Actinomycetota bacterium genomic region, the following are encoded:
- a CDS encoding DUF4262 domain-containing protein: MCMMCNGATFDEVLFEIHGLIERFGWAVIPVEQQSSSDWAYTIGLAEVNHPELTVVGMETERAAGLLNHLALLIQGGRRFRNRDEVTVGTDRLRFASVPFRHLESGRFAFWVNYYGALGPPHPEPRFLEVVPYDRRRKLP, from the coding sequence ATGTGCATGATGTGCAACGGTGCCACGTTCGATGAGGTTCTATTCGAAATTCACGGACTGATCGAGCGCTTCGGATGGGCCGTTATACCGGTGGAACAACAATCGTCGTCAGATTGGGCTTACACGATCGGGCTCGCCGAGGTGAACCATCCTGAACTGACCGTCGTGGGGATGGAGACGGAGCGAGCCGCCGGCCTACTGAATCATCTGGCCCTTCTTATTCAAGGCGGCAGAAGATTCCGTAACAGGGATGAAGTAACCGTCGGCACCGACCGCTTAAGGTTCGCTTCGGTGCCGTTCCGCCACCTTGAGAGCGGGAGGTTCGCGTTTTGGGTCAATTACTACGGCGCGCTCGGCCCGCCCCACCCCGAACCTCGCTTCCTTGAGGTCGTGCCCTACGACCGGCGCCGAAAGCTTCCCTGA